One stretch of Pradoshia sp. D12 DNA includes these proteins:
- the rbsB gene encoding ribose ABC transporter substrate-binding protein RbsB has product MKKYSLILLAAMLSVVLAACSMESGSKSESKSSKEKGDMVIGFSVSTLNNPFFVSLSEAAEEKADSLDAKITVVDAQDDASKQASDVEDLIQQKVDMIMINPVDSSAVSSAVESANSAGIPVITVDRSSEGGEVISHIASDNKAGGKLAGEYLLTLVEKGAQVAVLEGIAGSSAAIDRGEGFNEAVKESVEIKASQTANFDRSEGLTVMENILQANPDIEAVFAQNDEMALGALEAIEGSGKDIIVIGFDATDDALKKVESGEMAATVAQQPDLIGEKAVEAAVNHLDGKEIDKAIPVELKLIKK; this is encoded by the coding sequence ATGTTATCTGTTGTGTTGGCAGCCTGTTCAATGGAATCAGGAAGCAAATCAGAATCCAAGTCATCCAAGGAAAAAGGAGATATGGTTATCGGGTTCTCAGTATCTACATTAAACAATCCGTTCTTCGTGTCACTAAGCGAAGCTGCTGAAGAAAAAGCGGATAGCCTTGATGCAAAGATAACAGTAGTAGATGCTCAAGATGATGCTTCTAAGCAAGCGTCTGACGTAGAGGATTTAATTCAGCAAAAAGTTGATATGATCATGATTAATCCTGTAGATTCTTCTGCGGTTTCTTCAGCGGTTGAATCAGCTAATAGCGCTGGGATTCCAGTTATTACAGTAGACAGATCATCTGAGGGTGGAGAAGTTATATCTCATATAGCATCCGATAATAAGGCGGGCGGTAAATTAGCAGGCGAATATTTACTTACTTTAGTAGAAAAAGGTGCTCAGGTTGCTGTGTTAGAAGGGATAGCTGGTTCATCAGCTGCTATTGACCGTGGAGAAGGATTTAATGAAGCAGTAAAAGAATCAGTAGAGATTAAAGCTAGCCAAACTGCTAATTTTGATAGATCAGAAGGATTAACAGTTATGGAAAACATTCTTCAGGCTAATCCAGATATTGAAGCAGTATTCGCACAAAATGATGAGATGGCTCTTGGAGCTCTAGAAGCAATTGAAGGAAGCGGTAAAGATATTATCGTTATTGGCTTTGATGCGACAGATGATGCATTGAAAAAGGTTGAATCCGGTGAGATGGCTGCTACCGTTGCTCAACAGCCAGATTTAATTGGTGAAAAAGCAGTTGAGGCTGCCGTAAATCATTTAGACGGCAAAGAAATCGATAAAGCTATACCTGTAGAGCTTAAGCTTATAAAAAAATAA
- a CDS encoding FAD-dependent oxidoreductase: MNWDEEYDVIVVGSGAGGLVAAITSAYGGLRTAIIEKGSVWGGSSALSGGGLWIPNNHVSKNAGLQDSEEEALTYMQEIIEDTGPASTYERKEAYVKNGHRMVKFLEDLGMKWVAGSLYPDYYPERPGGKIGRSIEAEIVDARLLAENEETLRTGELEAPMPIYSGKVASLPKAFTNAKDFNTVVGMFLNGFKHKIKGEHAISIGGGLVSRLLIIAKKYQVPLMLSTPLKDLIMEEDKIVGVEAEKEGKPYFIKCRSVILAGGGFERNLELRKKYHHVGTDWTAASPDNTGDMLLIAEKHNLDTALLDDAWWGPTAIDASGARKFLVHERSMPHCIIVDQTGERYFNESQSYTDAGHAILERQEKNGKAIHSWLIMESRHRNKYLFGNMLPRRTPKSAIESGFLIKANSIEELAEKCKINIEGLKNTANRFNDFSKKGLDEDFGRGNSVYDNYYGDPTYKNPNLGAIEKPPFYACKIYPGDLGTKGGIVANEHGQALRNGLPIEGLYATGNCSASVMGRVYAGPGATLGPSTVFGYISANHIKEKLLVSAE; the protein is encoded by the coding sequence ATGAACTGGGATGAAGAATATGACGTTATAGTAGTAGGCAGTGGTGCGGGAGGATTGGTAGCAGCTATTACATCTGCGTATGGCGGTCTTCGCACAGCTATTATTGAAAAAGGATCTGTATGGGGTGGTTCATCGGCTTTATCTGGCGGAGGTTTGTGGATTCCAAATAATCATGTTTCGAAAAATGCTGGCTTACAGGACAGTGAAGAAGAAGCTCTTACTTATATGCAAGAAATAATAGAGGACACAGGGCCAGCATCTACGTATGAGCGAAAAGAGGCCTATGTGAAAAATGGTCACAGGATGGTAAAGTTTTTAGAGGATTTAGGGATGAAGTGGGTAGCGGGCTCATTGTATCCAGATTATTATCCTGAAAGACCTGGTGGTAAAATAGGTCGCTCCATTGAGGCGGAAATTGTTGATGCTAGGCTTTTAGCAGAGAACGAAGAGACCTTGCGAACGGGTGAGCTTGAGGCTCCGATGCCCATCTATTCCGGCAAAGTAGCCTCTTTACCAAAAGCCTTTACAAATGCAAAAGATTTTAACACGGTTGTCGGTATGTTCCTGAATGGATTTAAGCATAAGATCAAAGGTGAACATGCTATATCGATTGGAGGCGGATTGGTCAGCCGTTTACTCATAATTGCAAAGAAATATCAAGTCCCACTGATGTTATCTACACCCTTAAAGGATTTAATCATGGAGGAAGATAAAATTGTAGGGGTCGAGGCAGAAAAAGAGGGGAAACCATATTTTATCAAGTGTCGGTCAGTGATTTTGGCGGGTGGAGGATTTGAACGAAATCTGGAGCTGCGCAAAAAATATCATCATGTAGGAACAGACTGGACAGCTGCAAGTCCGGATAACACAGGAGATATGCTGTTAATCGCAGAAAAGCATAACTTAGATACTGCTTTATTGGATGATGCCTGGTGGGGACCTACAGCGATTGACGCAAGCGGTGCCCGAAAATTCCTTGTGCATGAACGTTCAATGCCACATTGTATAATAGTGGATCAAACGGGAGAACGTTATTTTAACGAGTCACAATCTTATACAGATGCTGGCCATGCGATTCTTGAAAGGCAAGAAAAGAATGGGAAAGCGATTCACTCATGGCTTATTATGGAGAGCAGACATCGAAATAAGTATTTGTTTGGTAACATGCTCCCAAGAAGAACTCCTAAAAGTGCAATTGAAAGCGGATTCTTAATTAAAGCGAATTCCATTGAAGAATTGGCGGAGAAATGCAAAATTAACATAGAGGGGTTAAAAAATACGGCTAACAGGTTTAATGATTTTTCAAAAAAAGGGTTGGATGAAGATTTTGGGCGTGGAAACTCAGTTTATGATAATTATTACGGCGATCCTACTTATAAAAATCCTAACCTGGGTGCTATTGAAAAACCGCCATTCTATGCCTGTAAAATTTATCCTGGTGATTTAGGGACAAAAGGCGGAATTGTAGCTAATGAACATGGGCAAGCTCTTCGCAATGGATTACCGATAGAAGGGTTATATGCAACTGGAAATTGTTCAGCATCCGTTATGGGACGTGTATATGCTGGTC